A genomic window from Candidatus Pelagisphaera phototrophica includes:
- a CDS encoding energy transducer TonB: MVENTEHRVPRFTEENSSNGLKTIIAMLLCASGVFLILPFTQYISGGGNDKSDIVTVDVSLPPPPPPPPEPPPPEEEIVDEPPPEMSRNVQQLSLSQMSLALNPGIGDALAGAFAFEGFGVEPDTVGDLKIFDVSDLDQPPRRLKTVLPVYPAELRRLRISGNVSLILIINTDGRAEVEKVVKATAREFTQPAIDAVEECLFETPTKDGKPVRARYEINIPFRMQ; this comes from the coding sequence ATGGTCGAAAATACCGAACATAGAGTTCCTAGATTCACAGAAGAGAATTCTTCTAATGGTCTAAAGACAATCATCGCGATGTTGCTTTGCGCTTCAGGAGTATTTTTAATTTTGCCCTTCACCCAATATATAAGCGGTGGCGGGAACGATAAATCAGATATTGTCACGGTTGATGTGTCGCTTCCTCCGCCACCACCGCCTCCACCGGAACCTCCGCCCCCCGAAGAGGAAATAGTGGACGAACCGCCTCCAGAAATGAGTCGGAACGTCCAACAGCTTTCGCTAAGCCAGATGAGTTTGGCTCTCAATCCAGGGATTGGAGATGCTTTAGCAGGTGCTTTTGCCTTTGAAGGGTTTGGAGTGGAGCCAGACACGGTTGGAGATCTTAAAATATTTGATGTTTCTGATCTCGACCAACCACCGCGGCGGTTGAAAACGGTTTTGCCTGTTTATCCAGCTGAGTTGCGGCGACTACGCATTAGCGGAAATGTTTCTTTAATACTCATCATAAATACCGATGGGAGAGCTGAGGTAGAAAAAGTGGTTAAAGCGACAGCCAGAGAATTTACACAGCCAGCGATCGACGCGGTCGAAGAATGTCTTTTTGAAACTCCGACAAAAGACGGTAAGCCTGTTAGGGCCCGTTACGAAATCAATATACCTTTTCGCATGCAGTAG
- a CDS encoding tetratricopeptide repeat protein — MNRFLTNLSLLTSLLFAVTSHSSVYDLEEISWENPKFVKAFTGSYAFDTAKTPSITSDEKTLFETLTPLISSSPQDAIAMLESSITEESSGALDYTLANLHFQAANSEKAIIAYNAALGKFPGFARAHKNLGILYVQTGNYDAALSSLLKTAALGSLDGSLLGLIGYVYLNKGETASALDAYRLALIFDPESRDWKLGKAQCLINVGNNEEAISILDELIAVNPGDTSLLMLQANAFIGEDEEMKAAANLQIVNELGKSSGTSLTLLGDIFINRDAPDLAVEYYIEALTLDDLNKSRLMRTINALAIREAWVQLGQLVKATREIVGSELSPDEQTTLLNYEAQVALGTGNDAEAMIVLTEVVEKDPLNGQALLLLANYYSQQNEIEKAIIYYERAQDVEETEVDGLIQHARLLVRSRDFPEAARLLQRAQSIRPQGNVKDFLEKVESAARSMRY, encoded by the coding sequence ATGAATCGATTTTTAACAAACCTATCACTCCTAACAAGCTTACTCTTTGCAGTAACATCTCATAGTTCCGTCTACGACTTAGAGGAAATTAGCTGGGAGAATCCTAAATTTGTCAAAGCGTTTACGGGATCATACGCTTTTGATACTGCGAAGACACCTAGCATCACTAGCGATGAGAAAACACTTTTCGAGACCCTGACTCCACTCATCAGCTCTAGTCCCCAAGATGCTATTGCAATGCTGGAGAGCTCAATAACTGAGGAATCAAGTGGGGCACTAGATTACACCTTGGCAAATTTGCATTTTCAAGCGGCCAACAGCGAAAAAGCTATTATTGCATACAATGCTGCTTTGGGTAAATTTCCTGGCTTCGCGCGTGCTCACAAAAACCTTGGAATTCTTTATGTTCAGACGGGAAATTATGATGCGGCTCTTTCTTCCCTCTTAAAGACTGCTGCCCTTGGAAGTCTGGATGGATCTTTGCTAGGACTTATTGGATACGTTTACCTTAATAAGGGAGAAACCGCGAGTGCATTGGACGCTTACAGGCTTGCTTTGATTTTCGATCCTGAAAGTCGAGATTGGAAGCTCGGTAAGGCCCAATGTCTAATTAATGTTGGCAACAACGAAGAAGCAATTAGTATACTTGATGAGCTCATCGCAGTTAACCCTGGAGACACGAGCCTTCTAATGCTTCAAGCAAACGCTTTTATCGGAGAAGATGAGGAGATGAAGGCAGCTGCTAATTTGCAGATTGTTAATGAGCTTGGGAAATCTTCGGGGACTAGCCTCACTCTACTTGGGGACATCTTTATTAATAGAGATGCGCCAGACCTAGCGGTGGAATACTACATCGAGGCTTTGACGCTAGATGATCTAAACAAAAGCCGTTTAATGCGCACAATAAACGCCCTAGCGATCAGAGAGGCATGGGTCCAACTCGGTCAATTAGTTAAAGCTACACGAGAGATTGTCGGAAGCGAACTCAGTCCTGATGAGCAAACTACTTTGCTCAATTACGAGGCACAAGTAGCCCTTGGGACGGGTAACGATGCGGAAGCGATGATAGTTTTAACAGAAGTTGTCGAAAAAGATCCACTAAATGGGCAGGCCCTGCTTCTATTGGCTAACTACTATAGCCAGCAGAATGAGATAGAGAAAGCGATTATCTATTACGAGCGAGCACAGGATGTTGAGGAAACAGAGGTCGATGGCTTGATTCAGCACGCCCGTTTACTAGTTCGCAGTCGAGATTTTCCAGAGGCAGCTAGGCTTTTGCAAAGAGCCCAATCGATAAGGCCTCAAGGTAATGTCAAAGACTTCCTAGAAAAAGTGGAGTCAGCTGCCAGAAGCATGAGATATTGA
- a CDS encoding ExbD/TolR family protein, giving the protein MPRARTLTNSSSGSDEINISPLIDMVFILLIFFIVTTVFVEETGVEVSKPQAASAIDLDKNSILIAITSNGQVVYGGKDVGIGGIRSTVQRLTSEEDMPVIIQADRTVPTELLVRVIDEAKLGGAMSVSISTDDMK; this is encoded by the coding sequence ATGCCCAGAGCCAGAACACTCACAAATTCATCTTCCGGCAGTGATGAGATAAATATCTCACCACTAATCGATATGGTGTTTATTCTTCTTATTTTCTTTATCGTAACAACGGTCTTCGTGGAAGAGACTGGAGTGGAAGTCAGTAAGCCTCAAGCTGCGTCGGCTATAGACTTGGATAAGAATAGCATATTGATAGCGATAACCTCAAATGGACAAGTGGTATATGGAGGGAAAGACGTTGGCATTGGAGGTATTCGATCCACCGTACAGAGGCTTACTTCGGAAGAAGATATGCCAGTTATAATTCAAGCAGATAGAACAGTACCAACGGAACTTTTAGTCCGGGTCATCGATGAGGCAAAGCTTGGTGGAGCAATGTCTGTTAGTATTTCTACAGACGATATGAAGTGA